The genomic stretch tccttgctatgtgcttagaaatcgctcctggttggggccggagaggtggtgctagaggtaaggtgtctgccttgcaagcggcatcccttatggtccccccccccccccaagccagggccaatttctgagtgcttagccagtagtaacccctgagcatcaaatgggtgtggcccaaaagaaaaccaaaaaaaaaaaaaaaatcatacggctcctggcttggggagccatttGGGACACCGGTCCATTCTGGgtagccatatacaaggcaaatgtcctaccactgtgcaattacTCTGGGCCCAAAAAGTTATTGTTTTAAATCAACAAACATAACCCACCCTAATACAGACCTTTATTCTAATGCCGTAAACAGTATGCCACTTTGGAGGCcgttaacattttgttttttttgccttTCAGACAAAATTTGACGAAGGGGGAAATGTTACTTCTTTTGGTgagtatctttcatttttctccacaTCAGTTCTCCCTGCATGCTGAGTGAGTGGCTGACGGAAATGAAGAAACAATGGTGTTTGGTGGTTTCTGTGTAGAACAGGCTTTGCATGTTTGGGTACACAGAAAGACAATATGGGGTCTCAGTGATCCAAGTCAATCACATCCAGTGCAAATACGTATTCGCTGTCGTATTTCTCCAGCCTcgctctcccccaccccaccccccaaaatacaagttcaggggcaggagagagagcacagcggttgggcatttgccttagacgctgaaggatggtggttcgaatcctggcatcccatatggtccccgaagcctgccaggagtgatttctgagcgtagagccaggaataacgcctgagtgctgctgggagtgacccaaaaacaaaaacaaaaattaaaaaaaaaaatacaagttccTTAGTGCTTTAGCCCACCTGTTTAATTGTAATTGTTTCTttctagaaaggaagaaaacagattTATATCAAGAACTAGGACTTCAAGCCAGAGACTTGAGATTTCAGCACTTAATGAGCATCACAACAAGAAACAATAGGATTATTATGAGAATGGaggtaacattttatttattggtaGCTACATTTCTGGCTGCAGTCTGGCTGCTCTGGGGAGCGTCTAAGTTAGatggcctggcagtgctcagtagctACTCCTGGCACCAGGTCAGTCCTTCAGTTGCTCCAGGAACAGTCCCAGGGCCTCAGGTACACTAAGCATGTGCTGAACTGTGGGGCCATTTTCTGTTTATGCCACCCTGTTACTGGCCTCAGAAAGGATGGGACGCTGGGGCTGAAGTGTAGTTCCagggtacagcacttgccttaaaGTAGGGGGAAAGCTTCAAGTTCAAACCCCAGCGCTCAAAATAATAAGGTTAAAAGaagcctgtctttttttttttttggggggggggtcacacccagcagcgctcaggggttcctcctggctctacgctcagaaatcgctcctggcaggctcgggggaccatatgggatgccgggattcgaaccaccatccttctgcgtctaaggcaaacgccttactgctatgctatctctccgggcccagaagccTGTCTTTAAGATGTGTCACTTCCTGGTGTTATTAAGTAGCACTGGGCTATTTTTAGCCTCATCATCTCAAATTGGTTTAATAATATGTTGGTgatgctttataaaaaaaaaaaaaaaagaaagaaagaaacctttcCCATTTGAGGCAAACTGATGATGGCTAGAAtgaatattttctgaaattttatttgagaACTTGCAAGGACTTTCTTTATCCCAGGAAAGGGATAAAGGATAAAGCCCAGGGTCCTGGGGCACCAGGCACATGCTCCAGCTGTTTGAACCATCTCTATTATCTTGGGGGTGAGATGGGTATTGGGACTCTGcctgtcagtgcttagggcttactccttcctccATACTCTGACATCACCTGTGGTGGTACTTGCGGGACTGTAAACCATGCAGGGACCAAACCCGgactggccacgtgcaagacaagtgccttaacccttgtactatatctctggtcctcACCCTGGGACCCTGGGAATCTTAAGAGGTCAGTCTTCAATTTCTCATGCTGTGAGAAGGAGCAAAAAGTTCCCAGGCTTAGGTAGattttaaacttcatttactGAAGTCTTTGTCTTTGAAAAACAATGATtcggggggcctggagagatagcatggaggtagggtgtttgccttgcatgcagaaggacggtggttcgaatcctggcatcccatatggtccccaagcctgccatatagccaggagtaacccctgagcgctgccgggtgtgacccaaaaaaaaaaaaaacacaatgattTGGTATAGGAGAAATTCAAGAGCCTGGAACCATATTACCAGGGTTTGTTTCTCCCTGCAGCTCTGCAGTAGATGCATGTATCTCTGTGCACTGATAAACCATCTGTGTTTTATAGTACTTGAAAGCTGTGATCACTCCAGAGTGCCTCCTGGTGTTAGATTATCGGCATTTGAATTTGGAGCAGTGGCTGTTCCGAGAGCTGCCCTCACAGTTGGCGGGGGAGGGCCAGCTCGTCACATACCCTCTGCCTTTCGAGTTCAGAGCCATTGAAGCACTCCTACAGTACCGGGTGAGCCTCTGTCTTTAGCTTCTTGAATGccttctgcttttttcttttttgggggaagggggtgggtccacactcagtggcgctcaggggttactcctgactctgtactcagaaattgatcctggcaggctcgggaccatatgggctgccaaggatccaacctaggtccgtcccaggttagccacatgcaaggcaaatgcccttccactgtgctattgcttttgcTTCTTAAGTATTAAACCTTTAAAAGTCAAATCAGATCAATCTGAGGTCACTCTATTCAGCAGATGGAGACTCCAAGGAAGCACTTTTcataatgttttttctttgtacACGTCTTCAATGTTTGGGACTGGTTATTCAAAATATAATAGCCTAAATATGATGCCGATGAACATTTCCCAAAACACCTTaagtgtggggccagagccatagcacagcttgCCTAGCACACacccgacccaggttcaatccctggcaccccatttggttcccctaagcacctctagaagtgattcctgagtgaaaagccgagaatgatctctgaacgctgctgggtgtggctccaaaacaagaataaacaaaAGTCTTAAGTGTTTACCATagctatttataaattaaattgtgTAAATAGGTGTAGGTAAACTGCTGACATGtgttagaaataaaatacatctTTCTGGTTTTTTCGTTTTACTTTCGTGCACATGGTCCTTTGAGACAGCTAAATGCTGCTCAGTGTGAGACCGCATGTAACATGGGAATTCTCCAATTCTGTCAAATTCATGAGTGTCTGAGGCCCTGAGCAAGAACGGCCCTGGCTTCTCCAGCGCTCCAAAGAGTTCGTTATTTTCTCTTGGTCCTGGGAGTCAGTCAGGATTGGACTCCCCAGGCAGAGAGTGTATAGATGAGTGGgtgggaggagaaaaggagagaggaaggagctgGCAGGTGAACCCCGAACCCCTCTCCCTTTCCTGTCTGGCACTCATAGAGGAAGCCATCCCGCTGCTCCGTGCTTGACCTCACAAGTCGTGGACTGTCAGGAACCAGTTGCACAGGCGGGAGAAGCTCTCAGGAGCTCAGACTGGACTTTTATCTCTTAACTCATTTTTGCTGGCTGATGTCCAGAATGTTCTTTACCAGCCTATCTAGAAGCTTTTCCATATTGTGGCAACTGGAGTCTCAGTTTCAGTGCAGACCTGCAGATGGCTCAGTCTCCAGGCTGCCTCATAATTGTATTTGTATAAGACCCTCCGGCAGCTAAGCTGAGGGCTCAGATGAGGCTGAACCTTTCTCAACAATGTcctaagttgttttgtttttgttgttttaattaaggTATTACATTGGTCAGTTGGTTTttgtgttgggtttttgtttggttggttagttgcttttttgggctacaacggtgacgctcaggggttacctgactatgcactcagaaattgctcttggcttggagggccagagagatagcatggaggtaaggcatttgccttgcatgcagaaggatggtggttcgaattcagtatcccaggagtaacccctgagtgctgccaggtatgaccccaaaacaaaacaaattacccaaaaaacaaacagacaaacaaaaagaataagataggcccggaaagatagcatggagttagggatttgtcttgtatgcagaaggacattggttcaaatcccagcatcccatatggtccctgagcctgccaggaacaatttctgagcatagaaccagaaataaccccagagtgctgccggatatggcccaaaaacaaacccaaaaaaaagagaagaaagaaattgctcctggcttgggggaccatatgggatgctggggatcgaaccaaggtccaccctgggtcagttgcatgcagggcaaatgccctactgctgcactactgctccggccctggtttttgtgttgttgttttttcttacaCGAAATCAACTATTTTTTGACATAAGTATAACTTTCTTTATAGTTACTGGAAAACTAAAAAGATCATGTCTCTCATTTGATAATCTTCGTCACTTGAATGATAAGGGTTTTTCGGGGCCCACTCCTAGgagagttttgggccacacccggcggtgctcaggggttactcctggctgtctgctcagaaatagctcctggcaggcacgggggaccatatgggacaccgggattcgaaccaaccacctttggtcctggatcggctgcttgcaaggcaaacgacgctgtgctatctctccgggcccagttagtTTCCTTTCAAGCCTGGAAGTGCAAGAACCATGGCACATTATAGACGATTGGTTACGGTGACCCCAGAGGCTCTTGTTTGGGTCCATCAGGAACAGGTCCTCCAGCAGCACCTGTTCTGAAGTGACACCCGCCTCGGAGCTCTTATGGGTTTCTGTCTTTAAGTGGGGGATTCACAGTGAGCCTCTGAGGATGctaaaaggttttgttttgttttgttttgggattctTATGAATGGTCATGTTATTCCCTAGATCAACACGCTTCAGGGAAAACTTAGCACTCTACAGCCTCTGATCCTGGAGACGCTGGAAGCCCTGGTGGACCCCAAACACTCCTCTGTAGACAGAAGCAAACTGCACATCTTACTGCAGAATGGCAAGAGGTAGGTGCAAGAAGGCATGTTGGGACGGATCCTGAGCATGCACTTTCCCATCAGAAATAACCGTTTTCACAAGTCATCATTGATCAGACACTGTTCTTACAGTCAAATGGTTTTGATGTGTGTGTGACTAATCATGTCTTTCTCAATGCTTCCCACAGCCTCTCGGAGTTAGAAACAGATATCAAAATCTTCAAAGAATCCATTCTGGAGATCTTAGATGAGGAAGAGATGCTGGAAGAGCTGTGTCTGACCAAGTGGAGCGACCCACGAGTCTTGTGAGTGGATGACGCATCCTTCTTCCCCCAGGGTCATTTCTCCTGGAGATAACCACATTTTTCTCTCATAAAAAGAGAGGCATTTTACATTTCTGGCGGGTTCAATTTCCTTCCCCACTTCATGTTGTGTGTAATTCATCCtgatgaggagagaaagaggtCTTGATAAATGGTCTCATCAGTATAGCATTCATTATCTGTCCTGGCAGAAACCAAGGCCAAATTGTCTTGCATCGAGGCAGATATTTGCCAATGGGCTTTGGAGTGGGAGGTAGGCGGTAATGAGGGGAGCACAGGGAGGGAATTCTCAAGCATAAGGAAAAGACATGACGGGAAATAAAAATGAGGTGACCATATGGTCTAGAAGTTTGGGCCAACGTTGAAATGATCATCTTAGGCCTGAAAAATAGGACAGTggagagggctcttgccttgcatgtggctgacctaggttcaatccccggtattccaaatggtttcccaagcctcaTCAGatattcctaagcacaaagccaggagtaacccctgagtacccatggggatggccccaaagcaacagcagcagcaacaacaacaataaatgttcatcttagaaatttttctttttttttttttttttgtttttttttgtttttttttgtttttgggccacacccgtttgacgctcaggggttactcctggctatgtgctcagaaatcgcccctggcttggggggaccatatgggacgccgggggatcgaaccacggtccgttccttggtagcgcttacaaggcagacaccttatctccagcgccaccttcccggccccagaaatttttCTTAAGAGTTGAGACATTTGAAGGTAAAGAGAGGACCACAGGCTGAGCACTTTTTGCTCCCcaacacaaaaccagaaatagcCCTGAGCACTCACAATCAACATTCACTTTTACAGGCACTTGAGGCCAAAGTTTattcaaaatattccattgttggGCTggcgagataacatggaggtaaggcgtttgccttccatacagaaggatggtggttttaatcccagcatcccatatggtctcctgtgcctgccagggacgatttcttttttttttgggggggggggcacagccggcaatgctcaggggttactcctggctgtctgctcagaaatagctcctggcaggcacgggggaccatatgggacaccgggattcgaaccaaccacctttggtcctggatcggctgcttgcaaggcaaacgccactgtgccatctctccgggccccaggggcgatttctgatcgtagagccaggagtaatccctgagcgctgccggatgtgacccaaaaaaaaaaaaaaaaaaaaaattccattgttggggctggagcaataacacagcagtagagcatttgccttgcacatggctgacctgagacagactcgagttcaattcccagcatcccatatggtcccccaagcctgccaggagcgatttctgagcacttccaagtatgaccccaaacccaaaaaaaaaaattccgttGTTCTTCTTGGTAGACAGTACCAGAAATCTACATACAAATACCtttgtcatatatattttttgttttgcctagTAAACCAGTTTGCTAAATAAATAGTATCCGCTAGTTGAGTACAATGGTGATACCAAAGAGAAGGGATACATATTAGGGGCATgttacttttgtttggggggatcCTCACATTTGACACTGGCTGCtgcctctgctcaggggtcactcccagtggtgctcaggaaaccatgtcaTACTGGGGGTCATAGCCAGGCCTCCGACAAGCAAAGCCCGCACTTGCCCCTTTGAGCTCTGCCGGCCCTTGTGGTCATTCTGACGCTGTCACTGCAGCGAGAAGAGCAGCGCCGGGATCGACCATGCCGAGGAGATGGAGCTGCTGCTGGAGAACTACTACCGGCTGGCGGAGGATCTGTCCAACGCCGCCAGGGAGCTCCGGGCACTCATCGATGACTCCCAGAGTATCATCTTCATCAACCTGGACAGGTGACAGGGTGGTGGCAAATGGGGGTGATTTTCTTGGCGAAGAAATGACTGTaaggggaggctggagagatagcatagagatacggtatttgccttgcatgaagaaggccggtggttcgaatccccagcatcccatatggtcccctgagcctgccccgagggggggggggggagagggggctgCAGGGACTTCttagcctagagccaggagtaacctaagcg from Suncus etruscus isolate mSunEtr1 chromosome 18, mSunEtr1.pri.cur, whole genome shotgun sequence encodes the following:
- the MRS2 gene encoding magnesium transporter MRS2 homolog, mitochondrial → MERLRSLGRPLPRTVRTLFALSLHSGARPLVACGPRPSSHRVAGEICRYRSADVSQATLASVSPVFAVTKFDEGGNVTSFERKKTDLYQELGLQARDLRFQHLMSITTRNNRIIMRMEYLKAVITPECLLVLDYRHLNLEQWLFRELPSQLAGEGQLVTYPLPFEFRAIEALLQYRINTLQGKLSTLQPLILETLEALVDPKHSSVDRSKLHILLQNGKSLSELETDIKIFKESILEILDEEEMLEELCLTKWSDPRVFEKSSAGIDHAEEMELLLENYYRLAEDLSNAARELRALIDDSQSIIFINLDSHRNVMMRLNLQLTMGTFSLSLFGLMGVAFGMNLQSSLEEDHRVFWLITGIMFMGSGLIWRRLLSFLGRQLEAPLPPMASLPKRPLQADRRVELKHNFRPDGLGSHRNVLANR